The sequence TGGAGATGTTGTGCTAAGccttgtgaacttgcttctcaacctatttcctcccCTATGACCCCAAATGTTGACTTAGTTTCATTTTTCTAGCCTTTGACTAACCTTAGGGAGGAATTTCAACATAAATCATTaagattaaaaattcttcaaaaagatgatggttcatgttcttaTCGTATTATAGCTCCTATTTTTATTTATCTTAAAAAAGTGGACCCGGGTAGAGGTATGAATCAAATTGGACCTACGGGAGGATGACCCATTATACAGTAGAGGTGGGGCCCTATGAATTCATGataaaaatgttgatcctaatgattctaatgacgaatatgagattgtttatgttgaaaatgatttatctaaacaattttcaaaagcaataATCCTATCTCCTAGTTACAAACAATGTAACTCATtgttagagcatggtccttgtttggaacttgcagtagctccatctactatgctcaaaGTTTATCCTCTTGCAACTTtaccaccttcccaaaacaatgttcagcaagattgggaggcagatgatttgcttcattagattcattcatatttCCTTGGGAGATACCACATATTGATCAGTTGAAGGAGATTCTAATCTAGCCATTAGGGGGTGAAGAAAGCATTTCCATTGCCTCCtaactaaatttatatttctaggcTACAACAAAATATTCCCTGACAACAATAGGTTCTTTTACCCCTGCTCCTTCATGTGAGCCTCTAATGAAAAATTGAGCACCAATTTGTCATCCTCCTCAACCCAATCATTCAAACAAAACTTTTCCTTTGAAAACCCATCATTTGAAATGCCAACATTTAGATCACCATAGCATGAAACACCATTACCTAAGTTATTGTCATTTGAATCACCATCGCTAGAGGCTAGTGTTTTCATAGTCAATGCTAAGGTTGTTGCTTATGATACTATGTTTTTTGCCTTTTCTATCACCTTCATTCTCtccttaattttaaaaataaagaagTCTCTCTACACATGTTGTATGGTATAACTTGTAAATATATATCATTTTAAAAGCATTTGTGTTTTTTCAATTTGGTTATTCTTTTTCCACAatgcattgattattttttaatCTCCTTCCATAATAATGATATTGATTCTATATTGTTTACAAAATTAGAGACCAAACAATAAAGATTgaattttaatttcattatttgaCCTCTTTTTCAACATCTTTAATCCTCCATAAGCTGAATATTCCtaacatttgaaaagggtcaaataTTTTTCTTAATACTTTTGTTCTACTTTTGtatcaatatttttcttttttgtttccaaAATTTTGTAGTCCTACTATTTTTTTTTGGTTCGTAGTTCCTTTTTTTGTAGTTTAGGATGGTTGTGAGAGAGGTTTATGGGTCTCTACTCAAGATTTTGTTTATCTTCCCTGCCTTTTAGGGTAAtaattttttgttgtgttatctTTTCAGTTAGGGgttccttcttcccttttgagGGCAGAAGTCTACTCATGCTATTTTTGATAGGGCCCTAGtagttgtattttattttaatttgataaGTGTCTATGTTGTGAGAATCGAGGACCCTGACTTATAAATTGAATCTCCACAAGAGCAATGAGTTTAACAAccaatgatttgtatttatagaaAATGAGATGGATACAACTTATAAAGTATCTTATATTTAAAGAAGGAATGCACATGAGATCAACATAGGATCCAAATAGGAGCAGTGACCAACTCCCACATAACACATGCGAGAGTGGCTACCAACAAGGTGACAGACAACCTAAAATTAAATGATTCCACATGTTTCCTTAAGTAGGTGGGCACGATATGAACATGCACACCAACACCCTCATTAAGTACAACTTAGGAAGAAATATTCAAGAGATGCAATTAGTGAATAAGAATGCAAATGTAATCAGAGATGCATTATGGGTCTTAGCATCATcaccatattaggtacccatgtacaactacaATGCAATAAAATGCAATATCTCATAACTAGAGAAAAAAGTAAAAAACCCATTAGAgaaaacttctctccaaaagaaAGAATAGAAAATTGCAAAGAAAATACTTGCATCAAGGAATAGTGCACAAAAAGACCTTTCTAATGATACCTTGTTTGCCAAAAAGTCATGACAGGTGGCCAAGTTATGTCAATTTGAAGAAATATGTAGACTACCAGTCATAAGTGAAAGAAATGGCTCACCCCTCTATAAAACCCCCAAGGGGTAAAGTGTGGTCGTGAGGCGATCTTAGCTGAAAAGGTCAAAATAAATGTCTCGCATGATGGAATAAGTATCAACCAGCCAAAAAGAAGGCACCATGAACATCCCATGCACCATGTTTTGAAAGTTCAAGCATTTCCACAAGACACATTGTTCAACAAAGACAAgttaggggagagggaccagtagtcgtGAGGGCTAAATTCATCAACATGTAGCCGTGacatggaatatcgtaagacctccagtttttttttagaaatgtaaaatggacacttaaATATCTACAACTAAGATTTGAAGGCATTACTCatcatgtaacttgtcaaaataaCACATCTAGTGCAAAGAGtccaaaaaataactttttaaagattcgaccaaaacttaatctaaaaaccCTGGTAGttgaattaaaaaatatcaattgTAATTAGTATAATGTCATATTTTTATGTTAAATATAACCTATATGCAACTTAAATAGACCAaatacctattagtaatcataattgtgtgttatctctaacttttatatccaacaccaaaggaccaatagttgaacagaAAAATGTATTTGTTGTTATAAAAGCAACATActattatataaaatacaactaATATTGAACGCAAAGgaaccaattgttgaacactaaaacCTTTGGACAATCCCTCACATTTCGTGGAAAAAAACAAGGTAATTATTGTGTTTACCTTTTATATTTTTGAtaagacaaattattaatatgaaatattcCAACACATGTACATTGTTACCACAATAATTGTatacataagaataatattttttcactatgataacagtacttgtttaagtgagcatcttattttataaatgacacacttatagcTACGATATTTTTTTGAAACAAAATATGATTTATTCCGCTTGTCTTAGAATGTATTAAAGCTCTTTTTATATATAACATTTATAAGTTCTATAGTATAAATATGTGACAAGACTATATAACATTTATAAGTTCTAGAATATAATTATGTTacaaaatttaatattatattaaatgtAGAACTATTGACCCCTCTCATTATCACCACTTGCGTATGAAAGACTCTACTAATAGTTAGGATAACCAAGTTGAGTTCTAGGCTATAAATATAGCCAATAAATTTCGCGCACCACCTATGTGGGACTAAGGTCCTTAATACATAAAGTTGTAGACGGTCCCACTTGCAAGCTTTCCATTGATCGGTCAATGCACGCATGCCACAAACTAAGGTGCACCAAAAATGTTGAACAAAAAATCCATGGCTAAGAGAAGTCCATGTAGACCAGGTAGACTATGTAAACCAATACGTCAATGTGCTCTGTCCAATGTTGACCATGATATACGAAACTCTACGCTTCAATAGTCTACCAACAAGTATGGTTGAAAAGCAATGACCAATTAATGTGCTATGTCCAATGTTGACCATGATATATGAAACTCTACGCTTCAATAGACTACCAACAAGTCTTGTTGAAAAGCGATGACCAATTAATAAGCTGTGAATCAAACTCTGTAAACAAAAAAAATGGGTCGAGACAATAAAAGCACCAGCAACGAAGGTGAGGGAAAACATGCTGCCTATTGCAAATTGTGAAGAAGCCCACCCCAACCCCACACTCGAAGAAGATGTGCCGATGTAAACAAAAATGTGGGATCTCAAAAAATTTGAGTCATCTTGACCAAGGCAATTATATTGATCAAAGTATATGGCAATATGCCAAGAATTAACTATGGATTCCAGTGGCAATAAATGGATAAACTTACTTGTCAAAGTACAAGGCTATATCTCATGAAAATGTGCTTGCAAGTATTATGGTTGATGTTTGAATTGACGCAGCTTTATTGGCCTACTCCGTGTCATTTATACCCATTGTTGTTTGGCCAACTTGATCATTTGGCCGGCAATGCTGACCAAAAACACAAATCACAGGTGGTAATAACCACAAATTAATGCATGGAAAACGCTACTATTAATGGCACTTCCTCACCAAACAAAACACCGTCAAAGATATGGTAATGCACATGCTCACTAAAAGAAAGGCCTTCCACAAATACACCCAGCCAAATTCAAAAAGACTTGGACCATCACAGAAATGCCTGATCTAAGCATCCCCTTCAAACACAAGAGACTGCCTTCTGTAAAAGCAGAACTGCGGCTGCTTAAAGTGGATAAAAGTGAGCTAAAATGGTACAAAAGAGTCCCCCGATCACTGTTTTTAGGGTAAATAGTGGGGGATCGAGAGGAAGGAATTATAGTGGGGGATCGAGAGAAAGAGGCAGCCGTTATGAACAATAGCGGCCCCTACTATTCCCCCCCTCCCATGAACCAATGTCTTTGCTTCTTTCTCCCAACAGCCTCATAATTTTTAATTCAAATAGGTAGAAACTTGTGCTCAAATATAGGGGAATAAAATAAATAAGGATGTGAAACAATTTGTAACACTTGATGATATAAAGTGGGTTGTTTATGAATATAACTTAAATATgttaaatatttgaaaatttattattttttaaagacTGGGTTGCTTTAGATTAAACttaaatcttttatatatatataatatataatttttaggcATGAGTTCTTTCTAGATTTAACATTatctttttaaatattttgaaagTTTTTTCTTTTTATAGAATTTTAATGCTATAATAAGTAAAATTATAGGTAAtggatcatgcaattttgaaaatatttgtgaTTTGTCTATTTGATGATTCCTTTTCCATAATGCATAGTTTACGATTGTTTGTGAATTTGCTTCAACATGAATGATATTGattctatattattaacaaaatTGATTATTGAAGAGGAGGGTTTTAACTTCAACTTTAACATCATTATTTAACCTATTTTCAACTTGTTTGATCCACTATTAATTATCTTCGCTTGTCATttcagaaaaataaaataattctccTTATTGTACTCTCAAAACTAGATTCCATCCATCCTATAACAAATAATATCCACCTAAACTTTCATTAGCatttcaaacaagttcaaaataaaAAAGTTTAATTCCTTCCATTCCATAGTCAATGATATTAGCCCACAAATGGAACTTGACTCTCAGTGATATTTTCAATCATATTATTAAGAGTTAATTTCATAAAAATATGTGTGGAATTTaagagtaaattttttttaaaggaaataagttagtcaaattttctttgaaattttttttttatattttctcagATGACTATTTTCTTTCTCATCTATGGCTCCATAATAATCAACACTCAATGCACATTTCACCAAAGTAATAAACAATATAATAATTTCCAGCATGTTGcttgaattttttaaattattcattATTTTTGCCAAACCTGTGTTTCCCAATCACACGATTTTTTTGACATAATTGTAACTTGTCAAATAGATAAAAAATAGCTAAGaagcaaacaattttttttcttcttcgTATTTGTTCACTCTCTGTTTTAAAGATTTATGGATATCACACTACTTTGTTGGTGTTCTATTATTCTCACTATTCCTCTAACATTATTCGACTTGCAACGAAAGAGGAAGACATCTCCAACTCTCCCTTTTCTTCTTCCACCTCCATCTAGATCTATTGCTTGGAATATTCTTTAGAGAAATGCCTCATCAGTGTCTCTGTACTCTTTCTATGAAACACATCCCTTTCCAAACCAACAAAATTAGCCTTAATTAGCACCACAACCCAATCTAATAAATGTAAGACATTGGGTAGAATAGAAGGCATTGAAACCTAAGAAGGTGAAAGTTGGGTCTTCTTAGATGAGTGAAACCCCTCAAAAGATCTTCCATCCCTCAAACAAGGCCTTGTCACAACACTAATAGGATGCACACAAATGCCCTCATAAATAGTCTATCTCAAATTAACACCAACAAATGATTTAACAAACCCATTTGCTTCATAAGTAGAGGTCACAAGAACTCTCTAGTCAACGTCATTAGGAACTATTTTCTTGGGAGATAGTACACATTGATGAAATAAAGGGGAGCCTAAAAAACCATCAAGGGGTGAAGAAAGCATTTCCATAGCCTCCTAACTAAAATTCTATTTCTAGACTATGAGAAAATACATCCTAACAATAATAGGGTCTTGCCCTTGCCCCTTCATGTGAGCCTCTAATGAAAAATTGAGCACTGATTTGTCACCCTCCCCAACCCAATCATTCAACCAAAATTTTTGCTTTGAAAACCCATCATTTGAAATGCCAAAATTTAGGTCATCGTCGTATGAAACACCATCACCTAAGTTATTGCCATTTGAATCACCAACCCTAGAGGCTAGTGTTTTCATACTTAGTACTAAGGTTGTTGCATATGAAACTATGATTTTTGCCTTGTCAATCACCTTCTTTCTCTtcttaattttgaaaataaagaatTCTTTCTACACATGTTGTATAGTATAACTTGTAAATATATATCATTTTAAAGAAATTTgtgattttccaattttttttatttttttttttcacaatGCACTGATGATTATTTTTTGATCACCTTCCATAATAATGATATTGACTGTGTTTACAAAATTAGAAACCAAACAATAaggattaaattttttatttcattattCGACATTTTTTTCCACATCTTTAATTCAGCATAAGACTAAATTTTCTTCTCATTTAGAACAGGTCAAATATTTATCTTTCTTTCATTCGTTTGAACTCTATTAATTATTCATTATTCTGGTCAAATGAGCGTTTCCTAGTCACACGGTTTCTCCCAACAAAATTATAATCTAGTTAACAGATCGAATTTTGGTGATATTCTTAATTATATAATCAAGACTTAATTTTATAAAGAAACGCGTGGAATTCAAATATGAAAAGTCTGTGAACAATGAAGCCAGTCAATTGAGTAGGTATGAGTATTTGTCTAAGAATTGTTTCTAAAGCCCTTCTTTCCTTTCCTTGGATTGAATTTTCTACTTGGATATATTTTGGTCAAATGCGCGTTTCCCAGTCTCACGGTTTCTCCTCACAAAATTGTGAACCGGTTAATAGATCAGAAATAGTTAAGAAGCAAACGAAATTGATTTGCCTCGTATTTGTTCAGTCTCTCTGCGCATTTTTTATGGATATCCCGCTGCTTTATTGGTGTTCTGCGATCCTCATTATACCCTTAACATTATTCTTtttgcaatgcaagaggaagaagGCTTCAGCTCTCCCTCTTCAACCACCACCTGGACCTACTGCTTGGCATATTCTAGCAAACTTATTTCAGCTGGCCAAAAGGCCTCATGAGTATCTCTATGAGCTCTCTCTGAAATACGGACCACTCATGAGTTTTCGTCTGGGCATGAAAAGAATAGTGGTGGTCTCGTCTCCTGCCATGGCGAGGGAGGTTCTCAAAACCCATGACCACATCTTCGTTGGACGGACCGTCGTAGAAACAGCTAAAGTGTTTTCCCACCACAAGTCGTCCTTACTGTGGGGTGAGTATGGACCTCACTGGCGGTTTCTCAGACGAATTGTAACTGTTGAACTTTTCAGCCCACAAAGACTAGAAAGTCAAAAGAATCTCAGAGGAGATCAGGTAGTTCACACGGTTCGGCAAATTTTTCAAAGCAGGGGAAAGGCAGTTAACATTGAGCATTTGGTGTTTTGCAACACTATGAATGTGTTAGGCAAAATGATATTCACTACAAATTTGTTAGATCCAGACAATCCAGCCTCTGTGGGATTGAAGGATACCATGTGGAAAATCGTGAAGCTTGCCGGAGCGCCCAATTTGTCCGACTTTTATCCCCTTGTTAGGTTTGTGGATCCCCAGGGTGTGTCCCGTCAGATGGCAAAGCATTTGAAGAGGTTATATGACTTTATGGATTTGTTCATACAGGATAGGATTTCCACCAAAAACATAAAGCGTCAGCAGAAAGACTCCTATAACGATTTTCTCGACGTTCTGCTTGAGGCCAGGACCGAGGATTTCACACTCTATGATGTTAAAGCCTTGATTTCTGTAAGTACCCAAACTAGAATTGGAGTTATAAATTCATGATAGTGCCTAGATTTCTAATTATGTCCCTTAATTGATTTCAGGAAGTATTTCTTGGCGCTACTGATTCTACCACCACTACGATCGAATGGGTAATGGCAGAACTCATTCGCAATCCGCAGAAAATGAAACGAGTACAAGAAGAATTGGATGACGTAGCTGGTCTGGAGCCAAAAGTGGAAGGATACGATATAGATCGGTTGCCGTATCTAGATGCGGTGGTGAAAGAAACATTCCGATTGCACCCGGCGCTTCCTCTGCTTTTCCCCCACACAGCTGAGAGAGATTGTGAGATTGAGGGATATATGATACATAAAGACGCTCAGGTGTTCGTGAATATGTGGGCAATAGGAAGGGACCATACAATCTGGAAGGAGCCCTTTGAATTTATGCCGGAGAGGTTTTTGGAAGAAAAGAATAGAGAGATAGACTACAAGGGACACAATTCTGAGTTGATTCCGTTTGGAGCTGGACGAAGACAATGCGTGGGGCATCCTTTCGGGATACGTATGGTTCATCTGGTCTTGGCTTCTTTTCTTCATTCATTTGACTGGACACTTCCAATTCGCGAGCAGATAGACATGAGGGATGAGTTTGGACAAATGTTAAAGAAAGTTGTACAGTTGACTGCGGTCCCCAAACCGCGTCTCCCACACCACGTATACTAAGGTACCCACCGACCACCTCAGACCATGttttttcatttcttcttcttcttattgttATATTTGTCTTATAAATATGAATTACTTAAGTCTAGTGAGTCCAAACTGAATGTTCTTGGTGAATTGGATGTGGATGATTTTAGAGTCGGGAGAGTGAAGATAAGTTCGATATGTTCAAGATTAGAATGATGCATTGGAGATTACTTTGTTGGAGATCAAGGTTGTGAGCGGTCAGGAGAGTGAAGATAAGTTCGATATGTTCAAGATTAGAATAATGCGCTGAAGATTACTTTGTTGGAGATCAAGGCTGTGATGGAAACTATTAAGAATGTGTATTCTATCTTGTTAATAAAATAACAGTTTGGAAACTGTTATTTTAGAAACTGCTGTCTACATAGTAGAAAAACTGTTATTAGTTTTTAGTTTCTAATCATGTTTGGTAGGCTTTAGCAATCTATAAATGTAATCACTATTCctgtaatttttaattaagtttttcatATGAATAATATACACTCTTCTTagttgatgatatgtattttgtgagtgtttttaaaACTATTATAATATTTGAGAGACACGGCTGCAAAGAAGACGAATATACCGAGTCTTAAAGCTATTGATTCGTAATGAACTTTGTACCATGATATTCTTGAAGCATTGTGTTTGTGTGACAtttagatagaatagttgataggAAACTTACATTCATAGAGCACTTATGCATAGATGGTTTCACTGTGAAGTCCTCATGTAGTCAATGATTGGCCATATTAATGGAGATCCTTAGAGGTTGGCTGAAATAAATAACTATTATGGAGGGGTCAGCCTTAAACCATACACACTAAggctggggtcccatggaggggggcttcctgaAAAATAGAGTTGGAACtgctgagattttttaggaaaattttaaagTTAGTGTTTGACAAGTGGCAATAACATCCCTAAGCTAGTGGGGCAAATTCTTGCTCCACCCCTTTTTCACTGCTCAAATTTACATGCCTAAAAAGTAGGGGTTTCTATTTCTATGGAAAAGCTTCTAAATAATCTCGCAGcgcaatttttttttattcatgggaccgcctcttccttaaaaatagagcttaagcccccctCATGAGACCCCTGCCTAAGCAACATATATTTAAGAGGTTTTGGGTCCCCTTAAAACTTTCTTTATCCTTAATAACAAACAATTATGTTAAattatgcatgaaatatataaagttatttcttttattaatttttaaaagaaTTTAAATTCCATCAACACATATGAATTAATAAAggtaaaataattataaataaaaatagatCAATAAAATCCAATTAGACATAAATAATTATTCTAAATGTTAAAAATATTTTAtactataaatattttaaatattagtaACATGACAATTCAAATACTTAAAATGTGtatccaaatatttttcaaaagtaaaaaaaatataacATCATAATTTTCAATCAAAATAGGTAGAAACTTGTGCTGAAATATAggtgaataaaataaataaagatgtaaAACAATTTCAACACTTCATGATATAAAGTGGGTTGTTtatgaaaataactaaatcctattaaatattttttttatttttttgagttaattttttttcatttttaagcaTGATTTCCTTGTGGATTTAACATTAGctttttaaatattttgaaaaatttcttCTTTATATAAAATTTGTACGGTATAATTAGTAAATTTATAAATAATGGATCATgcaatttttaaaatatatgttatttgtttatttgatgATTCTTTTTCTACAATGCATAGCTTAGGATTATTTGTGAATTATTCATATTGATTCTATATTGTTTACAAAATTGAATATTGAAGAGGAAAGTTTGAACTTTAAAATCATTATTTAgcatatttttcaacttctttgatcCACCATTAATTATCTTCAtttatcatttcaaaaaaaaaaaaaatctctttattGTACTCTCAAAACTAGACTCCATCCATCCTATAACAAAAATATCCACCTAAACTTGCATTATCATTTCAACAAGTTTAAAATAGAAAACTTCAATTCCTTCCATCCCATAATAAATGATATTAGCCCATGAATGGAACAAGTCTCGATGATATTATAAATCATATTATTAAGAGTTAATATTAAAATATGTGTGAAATTTAAGTGTgagatttttttaaatgaaataagttagtcaaattttctttgaaaatttttgTATGTATTTTCTCAAATCATTTTTTTCCCTCATCTATGGCTCCATAATTCAACACTCAATGCACATttcaccaaaaaaataaataataaaaaaaattcaagcaTGTTGCTTGAACttttcaaattaaattaattatttttgtcaaatagataaaaaatagttaagaagcaaaggaaaaaaagaaattatACTTGTTGACTCTTTGTGTTCAAAATTTATGGATATCACGCTACTTTATTGGTGTTCTATTGCTTTTACTATTCCTAGAATAATATTCTACTTCCAAGAGAAGAGGAAGACATCGCTAACACTCCCTCTTGTTCTTCCACCTCCATCTAAACCTATTTCTTGGAATATTCTCTATCAAAAGGCATCATCAGTGTCTTTGTGCTCTTTCTATGAAACACATCCCTTGCTAGACCAACAAAATTAGCCCCAATTAGCACCACAACCCTCAATCTAATAACCCTAAGATATTTGGTAGAATACAAGCCAATGAAACCTAAGAAGGTGAAAGTGGGGGCTTCTTAGATGAGTGAAACCCCACAATAGATCTTCCCTCCCTCAAACAATGCCCCATCACAACACTAATATGATGCACACAAATGACCACATAAGTAGTCTTGCTTAAATTAATACCAACAGATGATTTAACAAACACCTTGGTTTCATAAGTAGAGGCCACAAGAACTCTCTAGTCACACATTGATCAGTCGAAGGAGAGCCTAATACCAACATGATGAGGAAATATTTCCTTGGGAGATGCCACATATTGATCAGTTGAAGGAGAGTCTAATCTAGCCATTAGGGGGTGAAGAAAGCATTTCCATTGCCTCCtaactaaatttatatttctaggcTACAACAAAATATTCCCTGACAACAATAGGTTCTTTTACCCCTGCTCCTTCATGTGAGCCTCTAATGAAAAATTGAGCACCAATTTGTCATCCTCCTCAACCCAATCATTCAAACAAAACTTTTCCTTTGAAAACCCATCATTTGAAATGCCAACATTTAGATCACCATAGCATGAAACACCATTACCTAAGTTATTGTCATTTGAATCACCATCGCTAGAGGCTAGTGTTTTCATAGTCAATGCTAAGGTTGTTGCTTATGATACTACGTTTTTTGCCTTTTCTATCACCTTCATTCTCtccttaattttaaaaataaagaagTCTCTCTACACATGTTGTATGGTATAACTTGTAAATATATATCATTTTAAAAGCATTTGTGTTTTTTCAATTTGGTTATTCTTTTTCCACAatgcattgattattttttaatCTCCTTCCATAATAATGATATTGATTCTATATTGTTTACAAAATTAGAGACCAAACAATAAAGATTgaattttaatttcattatttgaCCTCTTTTTCAATATCTTTAATCCACTATAAGTTGAATATTCTTATCATTTGAAATAGGTCAAATATTTTTCCTAATACACTATCAAAATTCAATTCTGGATTCatcttataataaataatattcacATAAG is a genomic window of Cryptomeria japonica chromosome 7, Sugi_1.0, whole genome shotgun sequence containing:
- the LOC131039076 gene encoding cytochrome P450 76T24, whose translation is MDIPLLYWCSAILIIPLTLFFLQCKRKKASALPLQPPPGPTAWHILANLFQLAKRPHEYLYELSLKYGPLMSFRLGMKRIVVVSSPAMAREVLKTHDHIFVGRTVVETAKVFSHHKSSLLWGEYGPHWRFLRRIVTVELFSPQRLESQKNLRGDQVVHTVRQIFQSRGKAVNIEHLVFCNTMNVLGKMIFTTNLLDPDNPASVGLKDTMWKIVKLAGAPNLSDFYPLVRFVDPQGVSRQMAKHLKRLYDFMDLFIQDRISTKNIKRQQKDSYNDFLDVLLEARTEDFTLYDVKALISEVFLGATDSTTTTIEWVMAELIRNPQKMKRVQEELDDVAGLEPKVEGYDIDRLPYLDAVVKETFRLHPALPLLFPHTAERDCEIEGYMIHKDAQVFVNMWAIGRDHTIWKEPFEFMPERFLEEKNREIDYKGHNSELIPFGAGRRQCVGHPFGIRMVHLVLASFLHSFDWTLPIREQIDMRDEFGQMLKKVVQLTAVPKPRLPHHVY